The proteins below are encoded in one region of Winogradskyella helgolandensis:
- a CDS encoding succinate CoA transferase, which produces MQRVKYSAYLDKIQSPEKAALLIKNQHILGVSGFTKAGDSKAVLPQVAKRALFEDLKVTVISGASLGYNTDADLAKNGALYKRMPFQADPTLRKSINNHEVLYVDQHLGQTADMFQKIDKFKIDIAIIEAVSITEEGYIVPTTSIGNSPIFAENADKIIIEINTTFPESLEGIHDVKVLKKQPNREVISVLESDTRIGDPFIKIDPAKVVAVVYTELPDSPAVIAAPDEKTKAISEHILKFLEKEVEEGRLTESLLPLQAGIGKTANAILSGFTNSKFKNLTMYSEVLQDSTFELFDSGKLLFASASSMTVTEGCSKKVFSNFEAYKDKLLLRPQNISNAAEVINRLGVIGINTAIEVDIYGNVNSTHIAGTKMMNGIGGSGDFARNGYLSIFACPSMSKEGRISHVVPMVSHTDHSEHDVDILVTEQGLADLRGLAPVERARVVIENCAHPEYKAQLLEYFEDAYKLGGHTPHSLEKAFKWHIQLKTEGTMKLKQYACNEIGV; this is translated from the coding sequence ATGCAGAGAGTTAAGTATTCAGCTTATTTAGATAAAATTCAGAGCCCAGAAAAGGCTGCTTTATTAATTAAAAATCAACATATATTAGGTGTTAGTGGTTTTACCAAAGCAGGTGATAGTAAAGCGGTATTACCACAAGTGGCAAAGCGAGCACTTTTTGAAGATCTAAAGGTTACTGTAATAAGTGGTGCTTCATTAGGATATAATACTGATGCCGACTTAGCAAAAAATGGTGCTTTATATAAAAGAATGCCGTTTCAAGCAGATCCTACCTTAAGAAAGAGTATCAATAATCATGAGGTACTTTATGTAGATCAGCATTTAGGGCAAACGGCAGACATGTTTCAGAAAATTGATAAATTTAAAATTGATATTGCCATTATTGAAGCGGTATCAATAACAGAAGAAGGTTATATTGTGCCAACAACATCTATTGGAAATTCACCAATTTTTGCTGAAAACGCAGATAAGATTATTATTGAAATCAATACAACATTTCCTGAGAGTCTCGAGGGTATTCATGATGTAAAAGTTCTTAAAAAACAACCTAATCGTGAGGTTATTTCTGTTTTAGAGTCTGATACTAGAATTGGAGATCCTTTTATTAAAATTGATCCAGCCAAAGTTGTTGCTGTTGTTTATACTGAGCTTCCAGATAGTCCTGCTGTGATTGCCGCACCAGACGAAAAAACTAAGGCAATTTCTGAACATATTCTTAAATTCTTAGAAAAGGAAGTAGAAGAAGGACGTTTAACAGAATCACTTTTGCCTTTACAAGCTGGTATAGGCAAAACAGCTAATGCTATTTTATCTGGTTTTACTAACAGTAAGTTTAAAAATTTAACCATGTATTCAGAGGTGCTTCAAGATAGTACTTTTGAGCTTTTTGACTCTGGAAAATTATTATTTGCCTCAGCATCTTCAATGACAGTCACGGAAGGCTGTTCTAAAAAAGTGTTTAGTAATTTTGAAGCCTATAAAGATAAACTTCTATTAAGACCTCAGAATATTAGTAATGCGGCTGAAGTCATTAATCGTCTAGGTGTTATTGGAATTAACACCGCAATTGAGGTTGATATCTATGGAAATGTAAACTCTACACATATTGCAGGTACTAAGATGATGAACGGTATTGGTGGTTCTGGTGATTTTGCTAGAAATGGCTACTTGAGTATTTTTGCTTGTCCTTCCATGTCTAAAGAAGGTCGTATTTCTCATGTAGTTCCTATGGTTTCACATACCGATCACAGTGAGCATGATGTTGATATCTTGGTTACAGAACAAGGTTTGGCAGATCTTAGAGGTTTAGCACCTGTAGAAAGAGCTAGAGTTGTTATTGAAAATTGTGCACATCCTGAATATAAAGCACAGCTTTTAGAATATTTTGAAGATGCTTATAAGTTGGGAGGACATACACCACATAGTCTCGAAAAAGCCTTTAAGTGGCATATACAACTTAAAACAGAAGGAACAATGAAATTAAAACAATACGCCTGTAATGAGATTGGGGTTTAG
- a CDS encoding AraC family transcriptional regulator: protein MKSNLYKILIVFLSKKDFKLLISDINGKIATIEVKIVNIMDTKYYLTEVDKIPDSIFCYHNLMGENFIESHSHNKGQFLYTEGGVVHIKTDSRTYYLPARHYMWIPPKTKHAIYPNSPKVIMRNLYFPLDAMTSNFYKNEAIYPINNLLLELLLHTKNWNGDVTNSQKNKYAIAIAFKALLEQTTSKSLHFELPHPKDRRLIAIINYLNKQIHEEHLLPQLASKFSMTNKTLYRLFKKDVGMSFIKYYTKLRIFKSLEFLMNSDYNISEIANRVGYNSLPTFSDTFRKIMDKRPSEYRKSKGVYLKS, encoded by the coding sequence GTGAAAAGCAATTTATATAAGATATTAATTGTCTTTTTATCTAAAAAAGACTTTAAATTATTAATTTCGGACATAAATGGTAAAATAGCAACTATTGAAGTTAAAATTGTAAATATTATGGACACAAAATATTACTTGACAGAGGTTGATAAAATTCCAGATAGCATCTTTTGTTATCACAATTTAATGGGTGAAAATTTTATTGAATCACATAGCCATAACAAAGGTCAATTTTTATATACTGAAGGAGGTGTAGTACATATTAAAACTGATAGTCGCACTTACTATTTACCTGCACGACATTATATGTGGATTCCTCCAAAAACAAAGCATGCTATTTACCCAAATTCACCAAAGGTTATTATGAGAAATCTATATTTTCCTTTGGACGCAATGACATCTAATTTTTATAAAAATGAAGCTATTTACCCAATTAACAACCTACTTTTAGAGTTATTATTACATACAAAAAACTGGAATGGTGATGTTACAAATTCACAAAAAAACAAATATGCCATTGCCATTGCATTTAAGGCCCTTTTAGAGCAAACCACATCAAAGTCATTACATTTTGAACTGCCACATCCTAAAGACAGGCGGTTAATTGCTATTATAAATTATCTCAACAAACAAATTCACGAAGAGCATTTATTGCCTCAACTCGCATCAAAGTTTAGTATGACTAACAAAACATTATATCGATTATTTAAAAAGGATGTTGGCATGTCGTTTATTAAGTATTACACTAAACTTCGTATATTCAAATCTTTAGAATTCTTAATGAATTCAGATTATAACATTTCAGAAATTGCCAACAGAGTTGGTTATAATAGCTTACCTACTTTTAGTGATACTTTTAGAAAAATTATGGATAAACGACCTTCTGAATATAGAAAATCTAAAGGTGTTTATTTAAAATCCTAA
- a CDS encoding tetratricopeptide repeat-containing sensor histidine kinase, which translates to MTYLSHLAIYIIYPLALTSSYSINIAKLEPANTSIYYKNEVIVIAKDSAKIAFKNKIVKASNDSLRIVTAYFEYGQYLHTIGDNEASLINLNIAIKLAEQINNDKKTAEIGNYLANVYWQAGKYQSSTDTFILAYQSAKKTNDSSQMAKVSMNLASNYNYLGDYDQAIKYALNALKIKETAKDWERICYHYVAMATIFKETNNIEKWDYYINKAYKLKDVEHCASFGDIAKIYNNLGSLSVRKGDNQKALAYFDSLLVLSKEVSFNKGISAALGNSSDIYKSLNQTQKALELLLESEQYFSDPYEIISNNNSKAELYSLLGQKKTALDLVLKNTTLNDLRFYSMEHEKTLSLLSQLSADLQDYKTAYKWNDSLRILENKLRDDKVRKGIEELETKYETEKKEQQIDLLTTENELKNQRIKAGFVIVIILIVIVLLILYILNIRNKQAELKQNNLRLQVLRTQMNPHFIFNALGSIQNYMLKNDARKASQYLSQFASLTRATLSYSTAESISLADEIGMLENYMALEKMRKQDRFDYSINYDENLDLDFIRIPPMLNQPFIENAIKHGFKHINKGGVLTINITDKKDWIEFIIEDNGEGFPKESPKGNHKSMAMSIFENRRKLIKQKYKKDFKFQILNLQDEYPSQTGVRITIYIPIIND; encoded by the coding sequence ATGACGTATCTATCTCACTTAGCGATTTATATAATCTATCCTCTTGCCTTAACAAGTTCATACAGTATCAATATTGCCAAATTAGAACCTGCTAACACCTCTATTTATTACAAAAACGAAGTCATTGTTATTGCAAAAGACTCAGCCAAAATTGCGTTTAAAAACAAAATAGTTAAAGCTTCTAATGACTCTCTGAGAATCGTAACAGCTTATTTTGAATACGGACAATATCTACATACCATTGGAGATAACGAGGCGTCTCTAATTAACTTAAACATTGCCATAAAACTTGCTGAACAAATAAACAATGATAAAAAAACTGCAGAAATTGGCAACTACCTCGCCAACGTTTATTGGCAAGCTGGTAAATATCAATCGTCAACAGACACCTTCATACTCGCCTATCAAAGTGCTAAAAAAACAAATGACAGTAGCCAAATGGCAAAAGTGAGCATGAATTTAGCCTCCAATTATAACTATTTAGGAGATTACGACCAAGCCATAAAATATGCACTCAATGCCTTAAAAATTAAAGAAACAGCCAAAGACTGGGAACGCATTTGTTACCATTATGTCGCTATGGCAACCATTTTTAAGGAAACCAATAATATTGAAAAATGGGACTACTACATTAATAAAGCCTACAAATTAAAAGATGTAGAGCATTGTGCTTCGTTTGGAGATATAGCAAAGATTTACAATAACCTAGGCTCTCTGTCTGTAAGAAAAGGTGATAACCAAAAAGCACTCGCATATTTCGATTCCCTTTTAGTTTTAAGTAAAGAAGTCAGTTTTAACAAAGGTATAAGTGCTGCTTTGGGAAACAGTTCTGACATATACAAAAGCCTTAACCAAACCCAAAAAGCCTTAGAGTTATTACTAGAATCTGAACAGTATTTTAGCGACCCTTATGAAATCATTTCTAACAATAACAGCAAAGCTGAACTTTACAGCTTATTAGGTCAAAAGAAAACAGCACTAGATTTGGTGTTAAAAAACACCACTTTAAATGACTTAAGATTTTACTCAATGGAGCACGAAAAAACCTTGAGTTTATTATCGCAACTGAGTGCTGATTTACAAGATTACAAAACAGCTTATAAGTGGAATGACTCCTTAAGAATTCTTGAAAACAAACTACGCGACGATAAAGTTCGTAAAGGGATTGAAGAATTAGAAACTAAATATGAAACCGAAAAAAAGGAACAGCAAATTGACTTACTAACCACAGAAAACGAACTTAAAAACCAAAGAATTAAAGCAGGATTTGTTATTGTTATAATTCTAATTGTTATTGTACTGCTTATTCTTTACATCCTTAATATTAGAAACAAGCAAGCCGAATTAAAGCAAAATAATTTACGCTTACAAGTATTAAGAACTCAAATGAATCCGCACTTTATATTCAATGCTTTGGGTTCTATTCAAAATTACATGTTGAAAAACGATGCTCGGAAAGCTTCGCAATATCTATCGCAATTTGCGTCGTTAACACGTGCTACTTTAAGTTATTCCACAGCAGAATCCATCTCTTTAGCTGATGAAATTGGCATGTTAGAAAACTATATGGCATTAGAAAAAATGCGAAAACAAGACAGGTTTGATTATTCTATTAATTACGATGAAAATTTAGATCTAGATTTTATTAGAATTCCACCAATGCTCAATCAACCTTTTATTGAAAACGCTATAAAACATGGCTTTAAACATATTAATAAAGGAGGTGTTTTAACCATCAATATAACAGACAAAAAAGATTGGATTGAATTTATTATTGAAGATAATGGAGAGGGATTCCCAAAAGAATCACCAAAAGGAAATCATAAATCTATGGCGATGTCCATTTTTGAAAACAGAAGAAAACTTATAAAACAGAAATATAAAAAAGATTTTAAGTTCCAAATTTTAAACTTACAAGACGAATATCCAAGCCAAACTGGTGTACGAATAACTATATATATACCCATTATAAATGATTAA
- a CDS encoding LytR/AlgR family response regulator transcription factor, protein MIKAIIIDDETAMRAVNSQLLSEYFPEIKQVGTASCIKSGIDLIHKENPDLVLLDIQLSDGSGFQLLQKLPSYDFKVVFITAFDSFAIKAIKFSAIDYILKPINEIEFQQAIQRAIELIEKKEHTESQFNVLMDSFKKELQNKKLVLRTQNSIHVVDISDIHFCKSDNSYTTFYFDDNEKILVSKSLKEYESLLKEYGFFRPHQSYLVNLNHIKKVDKTDHGFIIMKNKKEIPISTRQKKNLIDLLDHL, encoded by the coding sequence ATGATTAAAGCCATTATTATAGACGACGAAACTGCCATGAGAGCAGTTAATAGCCAATTATTATCTGAATATTTTCCAGAAATAAAACAAGTAGGCACAGCGAGTTGTATTAAATCAGGTATTGATTTAATACATAAGGAAAATCCCGATTTGGTTTTATTAGACATACAATTGTCTGATGGTTCTGGGTTTCAGCTATTACAAAAATTACCATCCTATGATTTTAAGGTCGTTTTTATTACTGCATTTGATTCGTTTGCCATAAAAGCCATAAAATTTAGTGCTATAGATTATATTTTAAAACCGATAAATGAAATTGAATTTCAACAAGCCATACAGCGCGCTATTGAGCTAATCGAAAAAAAAGAGCACACAGAATCTCAATTCAATGTTTTAATGGATTCGTTTAAAAAAGAATTGCAGAACAAAAAGCTCGTTTTACGTACTCAAAACTCCATACATGTTGTTGACATTAGCGATATTCACTTTTGTAAAAGTGATAACAGTTACACCACCTTTTATTTTGATGATAACGAAAAAATACTCGTTTCAAAAAGCCTAAAAGAATACGAAAGCTTACTTAAGGAGTACGGTTTTTTCAGACCTCATCAATCCTACTTAGTAAACCTCAATCACATTAAAAAGGTAGACAAAACGGATCATGGCTTTATTATCATGAAAAACAAAAAAGAAATTCCTATTTCTACGCGCCAAAAGAAAAATCTAATTGACTTGTTAGATCATTTATAA